From a single Nostoc edaphicum CCNP1411 genomic region:
- a CDS encoding glycosyltransferase family 39 protein, which yields MRYLKPAPNKLHFLIVILLMIGVFFRFFNIDSKVYWHDETFTSLRISGYTANEARQQIFNGQIISKESFAKFQSPNMEKGLSDTIKSLETEDPQHPPLYYIIARFWVQIFGNSVTVIRSLSALISLLIFPSIYWLCRELFKASVWVSEVAIALMAISPIHLVYAQEAREYILWIVTILLCSASLLRALRLESKNKAQRILTWGIYAVTLALSLYTFLLTGFVAIAHGIYVIATARFRLNRIVKAYLLASLTGFFAFIPWILIVIDNFLQFDSSTTWTKMQVPLEILIKSWFLQLSRIFLDLNFGFENWFSYVITPVFVIFIGYSIYFLCRTTNYKVWLFVVTLIMIPALPLVLPDVIFGGIRSLSERYLLPSYLGIQLTVAYLLATQLHSESIVHRRIWQTIMGLVIICGLVSYGVSSQAQTWWSKVISYGNPQVATIINQVDRPLLISDDSGINYGNVFSLSYLLQSKVQFQLVKDQTIPNIPDELTDIFLLNPSDIWRKQIEANYKYKSNIVYGDNHYLLWKVENLHSLHQN from the coding sequence ATGCGGTATCTCAAACCTGCTCCAAATAAGTTGCATTTTCTCATCGTTATTCTATTAATGATTGGTGTATTTTTTCGCTTTTTTAACATTGATAGCAAAGTTTATTGGCACGATGAGACTTTCACTTCATTGCGGATTTCTGGTTATACGGCAAATGAAGCAAGGCAGCAAATATTTAATGGCCAGATAATTAGTAAGGAAAGTTTTGCCAAATTCCAAAGTCCAAATATGGAGAAAGGCTTAAGTGACACAATTAAGTCTTTGGAAACAGAAGATCCACAGCATCCACCACTGTATTATATAATCGCTCGGTTTTGGGTGCAAATATTTGGTAATTCGGTGACGGTAATCAGAAGTTTATCTGCTTTGATTAGCTTGTTAATCTTTCCGAGTATTTACTGGCTATGTCGAGAATTATTTAAAGCATCGGTATGGGTATCGGAGGTTGCGATCGCACTTATGGCAATCTCTCCTATTCACCTAGTATACGCCCAAGAAGCACGAGAATATATTCTCTGGATAGTGACTATATTACTATGCAGTGCCTCGTTGTTACGAGCATTACGCCTAGAATCAAAAAACAAAGCACAACGCATATTAACTTGGGGAATCTATGCAGTGACTTTAGCGCTCAGTCTTTATACATTTTTGTTGACTGGATTTGTAGCAATTGCTCATGGAATTTATGTGATTGCGACTGCCAGATTTAGGTTGAATCGGATAGTGAAAGCTTATTTATTAGCATCTTTAACAGGATTTTTTGCCTTCATACCTTGGATTCTAATTGTGATAGATAACTTTTTGCAATTTGACAGTTCAACAACCTGGACAAAAATGCAAGTTCCCCTAGAAATTTTAATTAAATCTTGGTTTTTACAGTTGAGCCGGATTTTTCTTGATTTAAACTTTGGGTTTGAGAATTGGTTTAGCTATGTAATTACGCCAGTTTTTGTAATTTTTATTGGATATTCTATTTATTTTCTTTGTCGAACAACTAACTATAAAGTCTGGTTATTTGTCGTAACTTTAATTATGATTCCGGCATTACCTTTAGTGCTACCAGATGTAATTTTTGGGGGTATACGCTCACTTTCCGAACGTTATTTATTGCCTTCTTATTTGGGCATTCAACTAACTGTTGCTTACCTACTGGCTACGCAGCTACATAGTGAGAGTATTGTACACCGGAGAATCTGGCAAACAATTATGGGACTAGTGATTATTTGTGGGCTAGTTTCTTATGGAGTGAGTTCCCAGGCACAAACTTGGTGGAGTAAGGTTATTAGCTATGGTAATCCACAAGTTGCGACAATTATCAATCAGGTTGATCGTCCACTTTTAATTAGTGATGATTCTGGTATTAATTATGGGAATGTCTTTTCTCTCAGCTATCTTTTGCAATCAAAGGTGCAGTTTCAATTAGTAAAAGACCAAACTATCCCTAATATTCCTGATGAATTAACTGATATTTTTTTACTCAATCCTTCAGATATATGGCGCAAGCAAATAGAAGCAAATTATAAGTATAAATCAAATATTGTATATGGTGATAATCATTACTTGCTTTGGAAGGTGGAAAATCTTCACTCATTGCATCAGAATTAG
- a CDS encoding glycosyltransferase family 39 protein, which produces MRHLKFAPSWLRFLIIFLLAMGILFRFFNLDGKVYSHDETYTSLRISGYTIDEAKQRLFNNRVIGGESFAQFQGVNPEKSLNDTIMTLAKQDPYHPPLYYIIARLWMEIFGNSVTAIRSLSACISLLVFPCVYWLCRELFNVPLSVPGVAIALMAISPIHLVYAQETQEYILWLVTILVSSASLLRAIRLEDELAKKRQRPDLFAIWSIYAVTLAISLYTFLWSAFIAVAHGIYVFITAKFQFTGTVRTYLLASLVAFLAFMPWITVVIGDFFQFLISADKTTAQSSFISVFPFLLMQLSRIFFDINLSSENALSYLITLTFLTLVGYSIYFLCRTTNYKVWSFIITLIIVPALPLILPDLITGGIRSSIEPYLIPSYLGIQVAVAYLLATQLYNGSVARRSIWHIIMALVIICGLISYKASSQAETWWNKSMNYGNTQVAQIINQGNRPLLISDALGNNYGNVFSLSYLLEPKVRFLLVNNQKTLKIPDGFTDIFLFNPSESRRETIEKKYKLKTDIIYGDKYYAVWKLVSNRNLRRRNISPNNKLTASL; this is translated from the coding sequence ATGCGCCATCTCAAATTTGCTCCGAGTTGGTTGCGATTTTTAATTATTTTCTTATTGGCGATGGGTATATTGTTTCGCTTTTTTAACCTTGATGGTAAAGTTTACTCTCATGATGAAACTTATACCTCATTGCGGATTTCTGGTTACACAATTGATGAAGCAAAACAGCGACTTTTTAATAATCGCGTCATTGGCGGAGAAAGTTTTGCCCAGTTTCAAGGTGTAAATCCAGAAAAAAGCTTAAATGACACAATTATGACTTTGGCAAAACAAGATCCTTACCATCCACCGCTTTATTACATAATAGCCAGATTGTGGATGGAAATATTTGGTAATTCGGTGACGGCGATTAGAAGTTTATCTGCCTGTATCAGTTTACTGGTTTTCCCTTGTGTTTATTGGCTATGCCGAGAATTATTTAATGTGCCGTTATCGGTTCCTGGTGTAGCGATCGCACTCATGGCCATCTCTCCAATTCACTTAGTATACGCTCAAGAAACACAAGAATATATTCTTTGGTTAGTCACAATCTTAGTATCAAGTGCGTCTTTACTGCGAGCTATACGGCTAGAAGATGAGCTAGCAAAAAAACGACAACGACCAGATTTATTCGCTATCTGGAGCATTTATGCAGTAACTTTAGCCATCAGTCTTTATACATTTCTTTGGAGTGCATTTATAGCAGTTGCTCACGGAATTTATGTGTTCATCACTGCTAAATTTCAGTTTACTGGAACTGTCAGAACTTATCTACTAGCATCACTGGTAGCTTTTTTAGCCTTCATGCCTTGGATAACAGTTGTAATCGGTGACTTTTTTCAGTTTTTGATTTCAGCAGATAAAACAACCGCACAGTCATCTTTCATATCTGTATTTCCATTTTTGCTGATGCAGTTAAGCCGAATTTTTTTTGATATAAATCTGAGTTCAGAAAATGCTCTAAGCTATTTAATTACACTAACTTTTCTAACTTTAGTAGGATATTCAATTTATTTTCTTTGCCGAACAACTAACTATAAAGTCTGGTCTTTTATCATCACATTGATTATAGTACCAGCACTACCTCTAATACTGCCAGATTTAATTACTGGGGGTATACGATCATCTATTGAACCATATTTAATACCATCTTATTTAGGAATCCAAGTAGCTGTTGCTTATCTACTAGCTACGCAACTATATAATGGGAGCGTGGCACGCCGGAGCATTTGGCACATAATCATGGCATTAGTGATTATTTGTGGTCTGATTTCTTATAAGGCTAGTTCTCAAGCAGAAACTTGGTGGAATAAGAGTATGAATTATGGCAATACACAAGTTGCCCAAATTATCAATCAGGGTAATCGTCCACTTTTGATTAGTGATGCTTTGGGTAATAATTATGGGAATGTCTTTTCTCTGAGCTATCTTTTGGAACCAAAAGTGCGATTTCTATTGGTGAACAACCAAAAAACTCTCAAAATTCCTGATGGTTTCACGGATATATTTTTATTCAATCCTTCAGAGAGTCGGCGCGAAACAATAGAAAAAAAGTATAAATTAAAAACAGATATTATTTATGGAGATAAGTATTATGCGGTCTGGAAATTGGTTAGTAATCGTAATTTGCGCCGACGTAATATCTCACCTAATAATAAATTAACTGCGAGTTTATGA